In the Chiloscyllium plagiosum isolate BGI_BamShark_2017 chromosome 15, ASM401019v2, whole genome shotgun sequence genome, one interval contains:
- the cited1 gene encoding cbp/p300-interacting transactivator 1 translates to MRHYGGSVARSSSGQGRLTPWCGAQQQQQQQQLALHGPQLLASLQLQKLTSQYESPAAAAAAPAAAPGDSQAPTAAPSPGQASPATPGIIDTDLIDEDSLMSLVLELGLDRVDELPELWLGHNEFDFSSEVTPVSGSSLVRWTNLISTD, encoded by the coding sequence ATGCGGCACTATGGAGGCTCGGTAGCTCGGAGCAGCAGTGGACAGGGACGGCTCACCCCTTGGTGCGGGGcccagcagcaacagcagcagcagcagctggcACTGCACGGCCCACAACTGCTGGCCAGCCTGCAGCTTCAGAAACTCACCAGCCAGTACGAGAGCCCGGCTGCAGCGGCGGCGGCTCCTGCTGCAGCTCCCGGGGACAGCCAGGCTCCAACTGCTGCTCCAAGCCCAGGGCAGGCGAGCCCCGCCACACCGGGCATCATTGACACGGACCTCATCGATGAGGACTCACTCATGAGCCTGGTGCTGGAGCTGGGCTTGGACCGAGTGGACGAGCTGCCGGAACTCTGGCTGGGACACAACGAGTTTGACTTCAGCTCCGAGGTGACGCCGGTCAGTGGGAGCAGCTTGGTCAGATGGACTAATCTGATATCTACCGATTAA